In Variovorax sp. J2L1-78, the following are encoded in one genomic region:
- a CDS encoding aminopeptidase P N-terminal domain-containing protein: MDTSFYIARRNRLAATIGPGGIAVIPTAPERPRNRDSDYLYRHDSYFYYLTGFTEPNAWLVLTGSGHATLFCAPKDLEREIWDGHRLGPEAAPEALGVDAACPVTELDTKLPRLLENTAAVWYPFATHKGLESRIDGWLSSVRSRVRFGAMCPDQQRDLCGPLDEMRLVKDAHELDIIRRAGKISAGAHVRAMQASARMLREGSDLREYHLDAELLHEFRRGGSQYPAYPSIVAAGANACVLHYHADAAPVRPGELVLIDAGCELDGYASDITRTFPADGKFTGPQRALYDIVLASQVAAVAATKAGNRFNDPHEAAVKVLAQGMLDVGLLDANKVGSLEDVIEQRAYFPFYMHRTGHWMGMDVHDSGSYVEPTQQGEVSERKDPLSGETIKNRPSRILHPGMVLTIEPGIYVRPGEGVPAQFHHIGIRIEDDAIVTPDGCELTTRDAPVDADEIEALMR, from the coding sequence ATGGATACTTCCTTCTACATAGCCCGACGCAATCGTCTTGCAGCAACTATCGGGCCCGGTGGCATCGCCGTCATTCCGACCGCGCCGGAACGCCCGCGCAACCGCGACAGCGACTACCTCTACCGTCACGACAGCTACTTCTATTACCTGACGGGATTCACCGAACCCAACGCCTGGCTGGTGCTGACCGGCAGCGGGCACGCCACCCTGTTCTGCGCGCCCAAAGACCTGGAGCGCGAGATCTGGGACGGCCACCGGCTGGGCCCCGAAGCCGCGCCCGAAGCGCTGGGTGTCGACGCCGCCTGCCCCGTCACCGAACTCGACACCAAGCTGCCCCGGTTGCTGGAGAACACGGCCGCCGTCTGGTACCCCTTCGCCACGCACAAGGGGCTGGAGTCGCGCATCGACGGCTGGCTGTCGTCGGTCCGCTCGCGCGTGCGCTTCGGCGCGATGTGCCCCGACCAGCAGCGCGACCTGTGCGGCCCGCTCGACGAGATGCGGCTGGTGAAGGACGCGCACGAGCTCGACATCATCCGGCGCGCCGGCAAGATCAGCGCGGGCGCCCATGTGCGCGCCATGCAGGCCTCGGCCCGCATGCTGCGCGAGGGCAGCGACCTGCGCGAGTACCACCTCGACGCCGAGCTGCTGCATGAATTCCGCAGGGGCGGCTCGCAGTACCCGGCCTACCCGTCGATCGTGGCCGCGGGCGCCAACGCCTGCGTGCTGCACTACCACGCCGATGCCGCGCCGGTGCGCCCCGGCGAGCTGGTGCTGATCGACGCCGGCTGCGAGCTCGACGGCTACGCCAGCGACATCACCCGCACCTTCCCCGCCGACGGTAAATTCACCGGCCCGCAGCGCGCGCTGTACGACATCGTGCTGGCCAGCCAGGTCGCCGCCGTGGCCGCGACCAAGGCCGGCAACCGCTTCAACGACCCGCACGAGGCCGCCGTGAAGGTGCTCGCGCAGGGCATGCTCGACGTCGGTCTGCTCGACGCGAACAAGGTCGGCAGCCTCGAGGACGTGATCGAGCAGCGCGCCTACTTTCCCTTCTACATGCACCGCACCGGCCACTGGATGGGCATGGACGTGCACGACAGCGGCAGCTACGTGGAGCCCACGCAGCAGGGCGAGGTGAGCGAACGCAAGGACCCGCTGAGCGGCGAGACCATCAAGAACCGACCGAGCCGCATCCTGCATCCGGGCATGGTGCTGACCATCGAACCCGGCATCTACGTGCGGCCGGGCGAGGGCGTGCCGGCGCAGTTCCACCACATCGGCATCCGCATCGAGGACGACGCCATCGTCACGCCCGACGGCTGCGAGCTGACCACGCGCGACGCGCCGGTCGACGCCGACGAGATCGAGGCGCTGATGCGTTGA